The genomic window tcttaaaacgtatggcacAACCAAGGTTAATATTGTCGTGATGGTAGGTGTTCCGATTGGACATTGTTATATGCGAATTGTTGAAGATGTATGAAAGAAGGTGAGATGAAATCATTTATGCACTACCATCTTGAGTGTACAGCTTTTGCCTGGCTACGGTTTCAGCTTCTCGATAGGCAAACCACGCGAAGTGGTTCCGATTGATATTAGATacctcaagaaaaaaatttcgggaAATGTCCGAACTGTCACTCGCCAATGAATATTCCTTGCCACCATATTCTATATTACATGTTAACTTTATCCAAAAAAGATCCAAGAATTCAAACTATGGTAAACAAAAGATGATTAGTTAATAAACTGGAACATAATATTCTTCCTAGAACAAGTTTTATTGTGTGTCCAAAATCAAACTATGGACAAAACCAGGTACACCCGCCTATTCCTTCACTCTTGATACCATCTTTagattaatttttcgaaaagtatAGTAGAAGATACCTGTCTTTTTCCTTTAACTTCAAGGTTTTATCAAATAGAGGGCATTACACACATCTCAATAATTGACAGCGTGACCGTTTTTCCAACTTTTTCCGAAATTGAAGacagaaaactttaaatatttagaaaactcTAACATAGAATCGCTATTCACGCATAAAGAGCACTTAAACCTCTTTATCCAGAAGAGTAGATACCATTGCGATCTAGTTCGATCAGctgaaataacttttttcacagatacaacaataaataaaagtccaaaaacattttataataaatacaaataatgttattattaatcttttgtattataaatttcataacttttccAATTCTATTCACTTGTACGAACTGATTAATAAAAACTCCTAGGTTCCTATCCAAATGCTTTAGGTGTATTTCTTTGTCTTATAATTGAGTAAACTCTTTAAGTTTCACTCTGCTGGCAAAGTTTCTATGGCCCTCAACTGCGCTTACAAGTTCACATCTTGCAATTCCAATTTCTTTTCCAACGCATCGACCATCTTGCCGTTGTGTTTAATGGTACGCAGCCACTGCACGTACTCCGCGGGCAGACATGTCTCCAAAGCACCTTTCACAATAGTTTTCATATATGTTTTCGATGGCTGACGATCGTAGGGTATCTCTTCGGGTTTCAGGCATCGCACGTCACCCGTTGGTTGATTTGTTAAATGATAGGCGCGGCACTCCATCACCTTGTCGCTGTTAAGCTCCAGTACCGGCACTGTGATCGGCACATAAATGCCATAGGAGACACCCTCTTGACTGAAACAGAGTTAGACTTAAATCTTAtgctgtaaaaaatatatattgcttACTCATCTAAATCCTTTAAATTGCTGTTATCAATCTCCCAAATAGCGCCAAAAACACAGGCGCTCTGTTTGGGTACTATGGTCGCGGGCGCGCCATACCAAGTGCGGGAACTCGTAAAGAAATCAAGTTGGTAATTCTGTAAAGTTAAGGATGAATATTTAGTTTACATGTGAgattcttaaatatgtttatattttacttCCAGCTTCCCAGGTCCTATGCGCACCGCCGTAGGATTTTGTATGTGTATTCTCTTGGCTAGAAGATTACTCCCAAAACCAAAGTAGTAAAACTTGGAAGACATCTGAAAAGCGGAAGATTTTTCTAtcatttaaattgtattttcagGTAATTACTGAGTTAAAAACTGtaataaaattagtttattgatttcttaaattatttctaaaaacatATGGAGAATTGCAGAAATTGGTGCTTGGGGAAGAAAATgtgagtaaaaatatttgtcgaACACAAAGCATGTATAGTATAGGTTAGTGATTCTGTAGCTGGTAGAGAGTTTGGGAGTCAGTTGTTTTTATATTGACTGCGTCTTACTCGAAAAATACTGAGAAGTTTTTTCTAAAATCAAACCATGAAGTAACtgacaagaaaaaatttatcgaaatatCCACTATGCATTCGGAATAAATTCTATCTGAACCTACATATGTTATGAAAAAGATTACTGATAGATGATGAGAgaattaatactttttatgctaatgtcttatttttttaagtaaaaaatttatttaatttcatcatcTAGCCACTTTGTAATTTTAAGCTTTCTGAATTGTAATAGATTTCAAAAAGCTCTCAAACAAACAGCTGTTCATTAAAGTTTACTTAGTTGTCACTACTAACGCAGCTGTCAATTTACTTCCCCTTTAACGTCATAATCTTGTTATTGAACAGCTGTAGCGTCAGCGCGGTCAAATATTTCTATTTCACTTCACACATTTCTATTTATTATAGTtaccaatttatttattttacttactttGAGTTAAACCCTGAAAACTTTCGCAAAAatagtttacttttttttacaaaattaattatttctgaTCAAAATTGTGTTGAGAAGCTTTTAATTGATGTCTCAAGTTCAATGTTTTATCGGCGAATGTcaaatgaacagaagtgtaaaaGTTTTGTTTATCTCTTGATTTGAAGCAGAGAAATAATCAGAACTTTGTGACGGTTGTTGGAAGCTTTTTTCGTGTTAAAAGtgctttaagaaaataaaagcgCTTAACGCTTAGCTGTATGTTGTGAATGAGagtaaataatagaaaattataaagaagttgcaattttaaatgcaaattacaCTAAATTGCAGGGGAAGTAATTAAATTAGCTACATACACTGTAAAAAAATGCATgagaagcaattaaaataattatatacactGTAAGAAAAGTGTAAATTTACGTTAGAATAATTGAAATGATTTTCcggaattattaaataattaaatgtgaGAAATTTCGATGGAGAACTGAATTTGCATTCTTTATTCAATACATATTGATGTTACCGATATTTGATTTATCCTAAAagagatttaaaattaaattttaaataatagtcTGTTAAAATATACACTcttgagtaaaataaaaaaataattcttaaaaaattataaatattagttaaactaacatttttatatttatttcaaagaatTTCTTATAAGAATTTTGCTTTGACTATAAATCATTATATTCTATGCAGTTTTaatagttgaaaatattttcagatatacatatatatatatatatatagatagatacatatgtatacaaattttttttgaaaaataaaaaaatatttaattatatttatttaaatttttgtttaattaaagtaTTGTATTGAAAtgaatatatgtttacataattaaacaaattttcaagcaaGAAAATATgcttattcaaattttttaaaaacaaaatttgtatagaATAAGAAGCCCAAAACTCTTTTTgttgaaatagtttttcttgttaagcaaattttaatatttggaatcaatattttcattgcactataacaattgaaattaaaaaaaactctaaaaataCTTGGAAATGATtctacaacattttttattaaaaaatatttataaatatcttacataattaaaaattgtgcacAAAAGTTTCTAAtaactttcttaaaaaaaaaaaaattacatatttttaataaataaaaatttttttaaaaaatattttatttaatattttttataattttattaaactctacggtgtatatacaaatcacttaaaatatagtttttcatttgtaaatataaattttgaaatttccacaTTTCTATAAACATTTATCACAGTTAATATCAACACTAAAATAATGTGCTTGTTTTAAGAATTCAATTGCACGTCTTTCAAGTCCAAAATTTGCTCCAAGTCCGACGCTACATGGCCATTGTGCTTTACAGATTTCAACCACTCCACATACCATGGCACAATGCCAGTCTCCTCTGCACCTTTCACCAAGCATTGCAAATAAGTTTTCGAAGGTTGACGGTTAAGTGGCACCTTCTCGTCGTCGGAGAAATCATTTAACGGTTTTTTCGGTTGATCAGCTAACAGATAAGCGCGTGCAGTGGCTACCGTATTA from Bactrocera tryoni isolate S06 chromosome 5, CSIRO_BtryS06_freeze2, whole genome shotgun sequence includes these protein-coding regions:
- the LOC120777647 gene encoding gamma-glutamylcyclotransferase-like — its product is MSSKFYYFGFGSNLLAKRIHIQNPTAVRIGPGKLENYQLDFFTSSRTWYGAPATIVPKQSACVFGAIWEIDNSNLKDLDDQEGVSYGIYVPITVPVLELNSDKVMECRAYHLTNQPTGDVRCLKPEEIPYDRQPSKTYMKTIVKGALETCLPAEYVQWLRTIKHNGKMVDALEKKLELQDVNL